A part of Olleya sp. Bg11-27 genomic DNA contains:
- a CDS encoding Lipl32 family lipoprotein, translating to MKIKLLVLSSVFALCCVFNAEAQKLKKFGSSIEKKIGPKTIKVPYTDVISYLGYASAGNEDAVVDGKKFYYIYLWVPAVAPELGVRMVSPVGKTKVKNPIESAEYTANKDSEDFFDTYITLERSTIFKKEDISEEAAKSATWTKLASNDDSGEMPKQPSGNKYNSLLRYESEAGNPTKALTAGLYRIGFTTYKTGEVKGTFLAEVAAPVKLPGVVMAKTITELLTGL from the coding sequence ATGAAAATTAAATTACTAGTATTATCATCAGTATTTGCTTTGTGTTGTGTATTTAACGCAGAAGCTCAAAAATTAAAAAAGTTTGGAAGTTCAATTGAAAAGAAAATCGGACCAAAAACAATTAAAGTACCTTACACAGACGTTATTTCTTATTTAGGATATGCTTCTGCAGGAAATGAAGATGCTGTAGTAGATGGTAAAAAATTCTATTACATTTACTTATGGGTACCAGCTGTTGCACCAGAATTAGGAGTAAGAATGGTTTCTCCAGTTGGTAAAACAAAAGTAAAAAACCCGATAGAGTCTGCAGAATATACAGCAAACAAAGATTCTGAAGATTTTTTTGATACTTACATTACTTTAGAACGTTCTACTATTTTCAAAAAAGAAGATATTTCTGAAGAAGCAGCTAAAAGTGCAACATGGACTAAATTAGCTAGCAATGATGATAGTGGTGAAATGCCTAAGCAACCAAGTGGAAATAAATACAACTCTTTATTAAGATATGAGAGTGAAGCAGGTAACCCTACAAAAGCTTTAACTGCTGGTTTATACCGTATTGGTTTTACTACTTATAAAACAGGAGAAGTTAAAGGAACATTTTTAGCAGAAGTTGCAGCTCCAGTAAAATTACCAGGTGTTGTAATGGCTAAAACTATTACTGAACTTTTAACAGGACTATAA